The proteins below come from a single Aegilops tauschii subsp. strangulata cultivar AL8/78 chromosome 6, Aet v6.0, whole genome shotgun sequence genomic window:
- the LOC109778805 gene encoding ADP,ATP carrier protein 1, mitochondrial, whose protein sequence is MADRANHPSVMQKFGGQFHLASSFSEGVRARNICPSVPSYERRFTTSSYMTQNLGISVPMMSSSPLFANAPPEKKGVKNFAIDFLMGGVSAAVSKTAAAPIERVKLLIQNQDEMIKAGRLSEPYKGIGDCFGRTIKDEGFGSLWRGNTANVIRYFPTQALNFAFKDYFKRMFNFKKDKDGYWKWFGGNLASGGAAGASSLFFVYSLDYARTRLANDAKASKGGGERQFNGLVDVYRKTLKSDGIAGLYRGFNISCVGIIVYRGLYFGLYDSLKPVLLTGTLQDNFFASFALGWLITNGAGLASYPIDTVRRRMMMTSGEAVKYKSSLDAFQQILAKEGAKSLFKGAGANILRAIAGAGVLSGYDQLQILFFGKKYGSGGA, encoded by the exons ATGGCGGACCGTGCTAACCACCCGTCTGTCATGCAGAAGTTTGGTGGACAGTTCCACCTTGCCTCCAGCTTCTCTGAGGGTGTTCGTGCTCGCAACATCTGCCCTTCTGTGCCATCCTATGAGAGGCGCTTCACCACAAGCAGCTACATGACTCAGAACCTTGGCATCAGTGTCCCAATGATGTCATCTTCTCCATTGTTTGCCAATGCACCCCCTGAGAAGAAAGGTGTCAAGAACTTTGCGATTGACTTCCTCATGGGAGGAGTGTCAGCTGCAGTTTCCAAGACTGCTGCAGCTCCTATTGAGCGTGTTAAGCTGCTTATCCAGAACCAGGATGAGATGATCAAGGCTGGCAGGCTCTCTGAGCCATACAAGGGTATTGGTGACTGCTTTGGGCGCACCATCAAGGATGAAGGCTTTGGCTCACTGTGGAGAGGAAACACTGCTAACGTCATCCGTTACTTCCCAACTCAG GCTTTGAACTTTGCATTCAAGGATTACTTCAAGAGGATGTTCAACTTCAAGAAGGACAAGGATGGTTACTGGAAGTGGTTCGGTGGCAACCTTGCTTCTGGTGGTGCAGCTGGTGCTTCCTCGCTGTTCTTCGTGTACTCCCTTGACTATGCTAGGACAAGGCTGGCCAATGACGCAAAGGCATCCAAGGGTGGAGGTGAGAGGCAGTTCAATGGCCTGGTTGATGTCTACCGCAAGACTCTCAAGTCAGATGGTATTGCTGGGCTTTACCGTGGATTCAACATCTCCTGTGTTGGAATCATTGTCTACCGTGGTCTGTACTTTGGACTGTATGACTCTCTGAAGCCAGTTCTCCTCACTGGCACTCTCCAG GACAACTTCTTTGCCAGCTTTGCTCTTGGTTGGTTGATCACCAACGGTGCAGGTCTTGCATCTTACCCCATTGACACCGTCCGCAGAAGGATGATGATGACCTCTGGAGAGGCTGTCAAGTACAAGAGCTCCTTGGATGCTTTCCAGCAGATCCTGGCGAAGGAGGGTGCCAAGTCCCTCTTCAAGGGTGCTGGTGCCAACATCCTCCGAGCCATTGCTGGTGCTGGTGTGCTCTCCGGCTATGATCAGCTCCAGATCCTCTTCTTCGGCAAGAAGTACGGCTCAGGCGGTGCCTAG